One genomic window of Camelina sativa cultivar DH55 chromosome 5, Cs, whole genome shotgun sequence includes the following:
- the LOC104787032 gene encoding LOW QUALITY PROTEIN: proteasome subunit alpha type-3 (The sequence of the model RefSeq protein was modified relative to this genomic sequence to represent the inferred CDS: inserted 1 base in 1 codon; substituted 1 base at 1 genomic stop codon): MDLKEPVSSXIDPPEYPTQIVIISKKPEXGARKSFGSAGLRTKKTPFSDLCLNHSKKKKEKIRKTQSKKRSRKMSSIGTGYDLSVTTFSPDGRVFQIEYAAKAVDNSGTVVGIKCKDGIVMGVEKLIASKMMLPGSNRRIHSVHRHAGMAVAGLAADGRQIVARAKSEARSYESVYGDAVPVKELSERVASYVHLCTLYWWLRPFGCGVILGGYDRDGPQLYMIEPSGISYRYFGAAIGKGKQAAKTEIEKLNLSEMTCKEGVIEVAKIIYKLHDEAKDKAFELEMSWICEESKREHQKVPDDLLEEAKTAAKTALEEMDAD; encoded by the exons ATGGATTTAAAGgag CCCGTTAGTAGCTGAATCGACCCACCCGAGTATCCGACCCAAATCGTTATAATATCCAAAAAGCCAG TCGGAGCTCGAAAAAGCTTCGGGTCCGCTGGCTTGAGAACAAAGAAAACCCCATTCTCCGATCTCTGCTTAAAtcactcgaagaagaagaaggagaaaatcAGAAAGACTCAGAGCAAAAAAAGATCGAGAAAGATGAGTAGCATTGGAACTGGATACGATCTCTCCGTCACCACTTTCTCTCCCGATGGCCGTGTTTTCCAGATCGAGTACGCCGCTAAAGCTGTTGACAACAGTGG GACTGTTGTTGGAATCAAGTGCAAAGACGGGATTGTaatg ggtGTGGAGAAACTTATTGCATCAAAGATGATGCTACCAGGTTCAAACAGGAGAATCCATTCTGTTCATCGTCATGCTGGCatg GCTGTTGCTGGGCTTGCAGCTGATGGTAGGCAAATTGTTGCCCGGGCCAAATCTGAAGCAAGAAGCTATGAGAG TGTTTATGGCGATGCTGTACCTGTGAAGGAACTTTCTGAGCGTGTTGCAAGTTATGTACATTTGTGTACTCTCTATTGGTGGCTCAG gcCTTTTGGCTGTGGAGTCATTCTTGGAGGTTATGATAGAGATGGACCTCAACTGTACATGATTGAACCATCAGGCATATCATAT AGATATTTTGGTGCGGCAATTGGCAAAGGAAAGCAAGCTGCCAAAAC ggaaattgagaaattgaattTATCTGAGATGACATGCAAAGAAGGCGTTATCGAGGTGGCGAAAAT CATCTACAAGCTACACGATGAAGCCAAGGACAAGGCCTTTGAACTGGAGATGAGTTGGATATGCGAGGAGTCAAAACGAGAGCATCAGAag GTCCCTGATGATCTTCTGGAAGAAGCGAAGACGGCAGCTAAAACTGCGCTCGAGGAGATGGATGCTGACTAA
- the LOC104787031 gene encoding calmodulin-5-like translates to MADQLTDDQISEFKEAFSLFDKDGDGCITTKELGTVMRSLGQNPTEAELQDMINEVDADGNGTIDFPEFLNLMARKMKDTDSEEELKEAFRVFDKDQNGFISAAELRHVMTNLGEKLTDEEVDEMIKEADVDGDGQINYEEFVKVMMAKRRGKRVMTTKRSSNSADSKEKNGRRKSHCCIL, encoded by the exons atggcAGATCAGCTCACCGATGATCAGATCTCTGAGTTCAAGGAAGCTTTTAGCCTATTCGACAAAGACGGAGATg gtTGTATCACGACGAAAGAGCTAGGAACAGTGATGAGATCACTAGGACAAAACCCAACAGAAGCAGAGCTACAAGATATGATTAACGAAGTTGATGCTGATGGTAACGGAACCATAGACTTCCCTGAGTTTCTCAACCTTATGGCTAGGAAGATGAAAGACACTGACTCTGAGGAAGAGCTCAAAGAAGCTTTCAGGGTTTTCGATAAAGACCAGAACGGTTTCATCTCCGCTGCTGAGTTGAGACATGTTATGACTAACCTTGGTGAGAAGCTAACTGATGAGGAAGTCGATGAGATGATCAAAGAAGCTGATGTTGATGGAGATGGTCAGATCAATTATGAAGAGTTTGTCAAAGTTATGATGGCAAA GAGAAGAGGGAAGAGGGTTATGACAACGAAGCGTAGTAGCAATTCTGCTGACTCCAAAGAAAAGAACGGTCGCCGGAAAAGCCACTGCTGTATTCTCTGA
- the LOC104787030 gene encoding lamin-like protein, translating to MGKQLWALIYVTVVILIIVEVESSLHRVGGGRYSWNSDVNYSDWANHQRFYSGDWLYFGFNRTRHSILQVNKSSYDQCVDTDFIFNITRGGRDVFQLLEPKPYYFICGRGYCLKGMKLAINVLPQPPPSATLTRTSTALTLIPLHAFTAVILIFVFKALL from the exons ATGGGGAAACAATTATGGGCATTAATATATGTTACAGTGGTGATATTAATCATAGtagaagtggaatcaagtcttCACAGAGTAGGCGGTGGAAGATACAGTTGGAACTCCGACGTTAACTACTCTGATTGGGCCAACCACCAACGTTTCTACTCCGGCGATTGGCTTT ATTTCGGATTCAATCGAACGCGTCATAGCATTCTCCAAGTTAACAAGAGCAGCTACGATCAATGTGTCGACACAGATTTTATATTCAATATTACCCGTGGAGGAAGAGATGTCTTTCAACTCTTAGAACCAAAGCCTTACTATTTCATTTGTGGTAGAGGTTATTGCCTTAAAGGTATGAAGCTTGCCATCAACGTACTCCCTCAGCCACCACCATCAGCTACTCTCACTCGCACCTCAACCGCCTTGACTCTCATACCTTTACACGCTTTCACCGCAGTCATTCTCATTTTCGTCTTCAAAGCTTTACTTTGA